In Paenibacillus ihbetae, the following are encoded in one genomic region:
- a CDS encoding PadR family transcriptional regulator yields the protein MSEEQEILNGLVQELRRGTIIIGVLSQLSEPQYGYSLVALLQEKGIGVEAGTLYPLLRRLEKQGLLESQWDTNEARPRKYYIISQTGKEIYSKLYREWKDMMTSLEGLVDAKEEKKDL from the coding sequence ATGTCTGAAGAACAAGAGATATTGAATGGATTGGTACAGGAGCTTCGGAGAGGCACCATTATTATTGGTGTGCTCAGTCAATTATCCGAGCCGCAGTATGGTTACTCCCTCGTCGCCCTATTGCAGGAGAAGGGGATTGGCGTCGAGGCGGGGACGCTATACCCGTTGCTGAGGAGGTTGGAAAAGCAAGGCCTGCTTGAAAGCCAGTGGGATACGAACGAGGCAAGACCAAGGAAATACTACATCATAAGTCAGACGGGCAAAGAGATATACAGCAAGTTGTACAGGGAGTGGAAGGATATGATGACGAGCCTTGAAGGACTCGTCGACGCCAAGGAGGAGAAGAAAGACCTATGA
- a CDS encoding sigma-70 family RNA polymerase sigma factor translates to MQSDIMYQLLTKMKDGDQQAFHSIYDATYQDVYRTVSFLVDHPQDREDVMNEIYMQMWKSLANYDTNRPFRFWLHGLVIRQVQRFRVKRWRRFRIFERIRAFSREESHWDQPAVLMDGTNQMISQAIQKLTDKQRTVIILRFFHDYTLEEIATLLDIPLGTVKSRYHAGLQALRKHIGNLPPERMEKIYDY, encoded by the coding sequence ATGCAAAGTGATATTATGTACCAGTTACTCACAAAAATGAAAGATGGTGATCAACAGGCATTTCATTCGATCTATGATGCCACCTATCAGGACGTTTACCGCACAGTCTCGTTTCTGGTCGATCATCCGCAGGACCGGGAAGATGTCATGAACGAAATCTACATGCAAATGTGGAAGTCCCTTGCGAATTACGATACGAATCGGCCATTCCGCTTCTGGCTGCACGGCTTGGTCATCCGTCAGGTGCAGAGATTCCGGGTTAAACGCTGGCGGAGATTCCGGATTTTTGAACGCATTCGTGCCTTCTCGCGGGAAGAGTCTCATTGGGATCAGCCTGCCGTGTTGATGGATGGGACGAACCAGATGATATCGCAAGCCATTCAAAAGCTGACCGACAAACAGCGAACCGTGATCATCCTCCGCTTTTTTCACGACTATACGCTTGAGGAAATCGCGACATTGCTCGATATTCCGCTCGGTACCGTCAAGTCCAGATATCATGCCGGCCTTCAGGCGCTTCGAAAACACATAGGGAATCTCCCCCCAGAGAGGATGGAAAAGATCTATGACTATTGA
- a CDS encoding NADH:flavin oxidoreductase/NADH oxidase: MEHLFSPFTLKALELKNRIVMPPMCQYSVTNKDGIATDWHYLHYVSRAVGGTGLVIVEMTDVEPDGRISDYDLGLWSDEHIAPLARIVDGIHQHGAKAAIQIAHAGRKAEDAEIPVAPSAIPFDHNSKTPRALTTEEVQEMVEKFRLAVRRAVQAGFDAIELHGAHGYLIHQFHSPLTNTRTDAYGQDLTKFGVEVIQAAKSEMPDDMPLIMRISAREYVEGGYGIEESIAFSKAYKAAGVDMFHISAGGEGPIAAEGRPGTHAAYQVPLARQIKEALDVPVIAVGRLDEPTLANAVIGNEEADLVAVGRGMLRNPYWALEAAAVLQKDTSIPRQYLNGFPKQAR, translated from the coding sequence ATGGAACATTTATTCAGCCCATTTACATTGAAAGCTTTGGAACTGAAAAACCGCATCGTGATGCCTCCGATGTGTCAATATTCCGTTACGAACAAAGACGGTATCGCAACGGATTGGCATTACCTGCATTATGTCAGCCGCGCGGTCGGCGGAACCGGGCTTGTCATCGTTGAGATGACGGATGTGGAGCCTGACGGACGGATTTCGGACTACGACCTTGGTTTATGGTCCGATGAACATATCGCGCCGCTTGCGCGCATCGTCGATGGAATACACCAGCATGGCGCGAAGGCTGCGATTCAGATTGCCCATGCCGGCCGGAAGGCGGAGGACGCGGAAATACCTGTCGCGCCGTCGGCCATTCCTTTTGACCATAATTCCAAGACGCCGAGAGCCCTAACGACCGAAGAAGTGCAAGAGATGGTGGAGAAGTTTCGGTTGGCCGTTCGCCGAGCTGTGCAAGCCGGCTTTGATGCAATCGAGCTGCATGGCGCTCATGGATACTTAATTCACCAGTTCCATTCGCCATTAACGAACACAAGAACCGATGCCTATGGGCAAGATTTAACGAAATTCGGCGTCGAGGTGATTCAAGCGGCCAAGAGCGAAATGCCTGACGATATGCCGCTGATCATGCGTATCTCCGCGAGAGAGTATGTGGAAGGCGGCTACGGCATCGAGGAGAGCATTGCATTCTCCAAGGCGTATAAAGCAGCGGGGGTAGATATGTTCCATATCAGCGCCGGCGGCGAAGGTCCGATCGCAGCGGAGGGAAGACCAGGTACCCATGCGGCTTACCAGGTTCCGCTGGCTCGACAAATCAAAGAAGCGCTGGATGTACCGGTGATTGCCGTCGGCCGGCTGGATGAGCCGACTCTGGCGAACGCCGTCATCGGGAATGAAGAAGCGGATCTCGTTGCCGTGGGCAGGGGGATGCTGCGCAATCCATACTGGGCGTTGGAAGCGGCAGCTGTTCTTCAGAAGGATACGTCCATTCCAAGACAGTATCTCAACGGATTTCCTAAGCAGGCCCGATAA
- a CDS encoding MarR family winged helix-turn-helix transcriptional regulator, translating into MSTNPKHDLITSWLSLTQTQAMITNELEQTLQQQHDLSLNEFYVLLFLFEAPEKKLRLQQLQAMVGLSQSAISRLVSRFEAKGCGAMQRAICENDRRGIYTSLTSIGEDKLQRARSTVLKVLEQQFSSPRFRQGVQDIMEILKP; encoded by the coding sequence ATGTCAACCAATCCAAAGCATGATCTCATAACCAGCTGGCTGTCCCTAACGCAAACCCAGGCGATGATAACGAATGAACTGGAACAGACGCTTCAGCAGCAGCACGACTTGTCGCTGAACGAGTTTTACGTGCTGTTATTTTTGTTTGAGGCTCCCGAGAAAAAACTGAGGCTGCAGCAATTGCAGGCGATGGTGGGCCTCAGCCAAAGCGCAATTTCCAGGCTGGTCAGCCGCTTTGAAGCCAAAGGCTGCGGTGCGATGCAGCGGGCGATCTGCGAGAATGACCGCAGGGGGATATATACGTCGCTGACGTCCATTGGCGAAGACAAGCTTCAGCGGGCCAGAAGCACCGTGCTGAAAGTGCTGGAGCAGCAGTTCTCTTCTCCGAGGTTCCGCCAAGGCGTCCAGGATATTATGGAGATTCTCAAGCCCTGA